The region TAATGACATTTTCCTTGTCGATATTAAAACGGTAGGAGGTACCTGGACGGAATTATGGAGAACAAACAAAGAAGGTTCTTTTGTTGACACCGAGTGGAAGAAAGTCGATTTGAATATTACTAGATATAAAGGAAAATCAGTAATGTTCCGTTTCAGACACGCTAAGTCAGATGGCTATTCATACATGGTTTTAGATGATTTAAAAGTCTTTAACGAGGCTGTTACAGATGTTTCTATGCAGATTTTATCGCCAAAGGATGTTTGCGGAAACGAAGAATATAAAGTTAAATTGACAAATGAAGGTCAGATTGCTATTAAAGAGAATTCTATTGAGGTAGAAGTAGAATATTTGAATACTTCAGAGAAAATCTCAGAAGCGGTGGCGGCAGGAATTCCAGTGGGAGGAAGTATTGAATATACTTTTAAAACAAAACCAAAATTAATTCAGAATGGTGATTCCCAAGTTTTCAATTTTACAGCAAAATTAGAAAATGACATCATTGCCCAGAATAATACAATTGAGGATTATACCTATCAGGGAGTGGCAGGAGATTTTAAATTATTTGACAATCCATCAGTCCACGGGTACGCAGGAAAAAGCGTTTATCTTAATGCCGAATCTAATTTGTTAATCAGAGAACTTGATGCAACTTCATATAAATGGAGTACGGGAGAAAATACTTCTGCTATCGAAGTAACAAAAGCCGGTGATTATATTGTAACCGCTATTTTGAAAAACGGATGTTCAATTACAGAAAAAGTAAATGTAACATTTGACACTTTTGAATCTGAACTAGTAAGTGGAGATGTTTGTGGGCCAATAGTGGTTTTAAATCCAGGAAAATACAAAGCCTACGAATGGTTCGACGGTTCAACCGATCCAACTTACAGCACAACAGAAAGCGGTGATTATTATGTAACCGTTTACAATGAAAATGGATTAGGTAAAATTTTCAACACAACAATTACAGTTCTTGAAAATATTGCACCTCAAATTGAAGTTGTAGGCGAAAAGAAAATTGCTGCAACGGCTGATGCTCCTGCTTACCAATGGTATTTAAATGGAAGAATCATTCCAAACGCAACTCATAAAACAATTGTGGCAATTTGGGAAGGAATATACAGTCTTCAGACCACAAATAGTAATGGCTGCAGCAGCATGTCAGAACCAATCGATTCTAAAGGTTTGATTATCGGAAAATTAACAAATCCGTTCAGAGTTTTCCCGAATCCGATTGTTGACACGGCAAATATCTTCCTTGCAGAAAATGTTGATGGACAAACACAAATAAAATTGTATGGTATGAATGGTAATGTATTATGGAATAAAAACTATTCTAGCATGCCGTCGACAATAAATATTAGTGAATTACCTGCGGGCGTGTATGTTTTAGATTGTACAGTACAAGGTAAAAAGTACACAACTAAAATTATCAAGAAGTAACAAAATTACAGATAGAAACGGTAACTCTATAAAAATAGAGTTACCATTCTTAAAACCAATTAAATTTTATGAAAAAATCCATGCTAATTATGTGTACACTTATATTGTGTGCGACTGTAACAGCTCAAACCAAAAAGGTCAGACTGGGCGTGAAAGCTGGCTTAAATATTTCCAGTCTTAGTTTTGACGAGAGTGAAATAAACTCTTCAAATAAAAGCGGATTTAATGCTGGTTTAATGGCTGAGATTCCTGTTGCGAAAAAATTTTCTATTCAACCCGAATTAGTATACAGCCAGCAAGGAATGAAGTTTTCTTATGCTGATGCAGAGGTCGAAAATTCGCATTACAAAAGTACCATAAGTTTAAACTACATCAATATTCCGGTGATGTTAAAATATTATGTTGTAAAAGGATTTAGCATTCAGGCAGGACCGCAAATAGGAATACTTTTGAAAGCTAAAAACGAATATCAAGACAATTTTTTAGGATATGAAAATCGTGAAAATCTTAATTTGAAAGACTATACAAATGGAATAGATACTTCTGTAAATTTTGGCTTAGGCTATCAATTTAAAGATAAGTTCTACGCCGATGCAAGATATAATATCTCGTATTCAGATATATTCAAAGAAGCAAATCCGACAGGAAATTACATCATCAACAGCGATATGAAGAATAGAGTTTTTCAGATAACCATTGGTTATTTTTTTAATTAGAGTTAGTACCCTTCATATTTATAGAATCCGCTCATAGAGCGGATTTTTTTATTTGATAGTTTGAAAAATTCAGCACGTGCAAAGAGATTTGTCCATCTAGTTCGAGCTGCCGGGACTATCTTTTTTTCTGATTCAAGGTGCATCTGGTTTATTTTCGAATGTCTTTAAGGTTTATGAATTTGCCTAAGAATTGTCCTGTAAAAAAAAATGTCCTTACTTAATTTTTTTTGAATAGAGAGACATCTTTAACCTTCAGCCGTTCATTGAGCCATTCAGCTAATCGGGCATTATCTGTCTTGCTCAGCTCCGTGCTGCTTCCATATATCACAGCTGTTAAAGTAGTGATGCTGTCCCTTTGATTGATCATTGTACTTTTGGTAATAGAGATTGAGCTGACAGATGGAAATAATGCAGATGTTTCTTTTAATATTTGGCGATTATCAATTTTATTACTTTCGATTTCTTTCTCAAGCTGCATTATTTTGACATCTTTTAGGTTCATCTCATTTTCACTGCCTTTAATCTGATTTAAAATATCTCCTTTTAATGTATTGAAGCGGTCGGTAGTGTCCTGTCGGATTTCTAATTGTGTATCCGAAAGGTATTCATTGCTCTCCAGCTTGGTTTTAAGGTTTTCTATTTCTGAGGGGGAAAAACGTTTAGAAAGAAAGGCCAGCTCAAGATTTTTGGCATTGGCAGTATAGTCTGTTTTTTTATAGACGATCGTATATCCCTTGTCAGTAAATTCATTTTCAATAAATATGTTTATATTTTTTTTAAACTGCTGTTCCTGATAAAGCGAATAGGCAAGGTAGCTGCTTGGCAGGAGCATAATTATTATTAGAAAAACGATAATGTATTTAACGCGTTTCTGACTCTTTTCGTCAACTTGTTTGACAGCTCTATAATTAAGATATTTAATAATTAAAAATGTAGCAATTCCAATAAAGACGCAATTGATGCAATAAAGATAAAATGCCCCTAAAAAAAATGACCATTGCGCTGTTGCAAGACCGTAGCCGGCGGTACAAAGCGGAGGCATTAGGGCAGTTGCAATGGCAACACCGGGGATAGGGTTTCCTTTCTCTGATCTTGTTACGGCAATCACTCCGACAACTCCTCCAAAAAATGCAATAAGGATATCATAAATATTTGGAGAGGTTCGGGCCAGTAATTCCGACTGCACGTCTTTGAAGGGACTGAGATAAAAATAAAGCGTGGAAACTGCAAGGCTTACTGCCGTAGCATTCAGCAGATTTTTAAGTGATTTTTTAAGCAATACAAAATCATAAATACCCAGTGCAAATCCTGCTCCTACTATGGGGCCCATAAGAGGAGATATCAGCATTGCTCCAATTATGACAGCTGTTGAATTAACATTCAGTCCTACTGAGGCTATAATAATGGCACAGGCTAGAATCCAAAGATTGGCACCTTCAAAGGTTATATTCCTTCTTACGGTTTCCAATGTTTTTGCCCTGTCATCTTCTCCTTCCCTTAAATTGAATAAGTCTGTGATTTTTCTCATAATTTTTCTATTGACATTTAAAATATAGATAATGCTTTTTTAAAGGTTTTTAAATATTTAAAATGAATCAGCATAAATATTTAAAAACCAGAAAGATATGCTCTGTTTTGAGCGCTTAAATCAAATTTACACTTTTAGCCGCAAAAAACTATCAAATCTATTTTGAGAGATGTTCAAAAATTGTTTTTAGTTAAGCCAAATATATGGTGAGCGTCCCTTTGATTTTGTTTCATATCCTACAACTTTGTTTCATTTTACAATTTGAAACAATAAACTGGCCCTGATATTCTGGAGTTGGATAAACAAATTTTTATTTTAGCTAGCGTAGGAATTTTAGCTAGCTATTCGGCATTCTTATGTTAATGCTTAAGTTAATTTCTTATAGCTCTTACCAAACATGGGACGCAAACATTTTTGATATTCAACTTAAAGCAAATAAAAGCCAAATTTGCTATTGTCAGAAATCACATTTGGAAATTTTCATGATTTTAAGAAACGTTTTAAATTTTTGCGGAATGTCTCCATGAGAAACCTCATCTTACTAATACTACAAACTTTCAAAGCAAAAATGAGAGAACGAGTTTTTTTTGAAGTGTATAGAAAAGTGCAAAGATAATTGCTGAAAAAAGAGAATAAAATTTCGAAATAGTGCTGCGTTTTTTACTATTATGACTCAAAAAAAAGTAAGCAATTAAATTTTTTCTTGTTGTGAGAGAGTTATAGAATATTAAAAAAAATGAATATTAACCATCTAATGATAATCATATATGAAAAAGATAATTTTAATGGCAGCAGTAAGTTTTTCAATAACAGCTATTTGTCAAAATCAAAAAAAAGGAAGTGAAAAGTATTTAACAGATGCCAGTCAAAAAGAGGCCTCCAAATTTACGAAAGAACTTAATGAGGCTGTATATAAGCAGTTAGCGTTTGATGATAAAACTGCTTTTAAGGATGTTGATAGGGGATTTATTGCCCCCTTAATTAACAATGGGGATATTAAAGACGTAATCAGCGCAACCGAGATGAACTTTATGCAAAATAAGGAAGCGCCTTCTACGGTCAATCCTAGCTTATGGCGCCATGCCCAATTGGTAAATCGAGGTGGTTTGTACAAGGTAATTGATAATATTTATCAAGTGCGGGGGCAGGACTTGGTTAACCTTTGAATAATTGAGACTAACAATGGAATTATCCTATTTGATATTGAATATTCCCCGGAGACTTTGGCAAAGTCAATCGAACTTTATGAAAAAAATCGTGGGAAACGACCGCTAAAAGCTGTTATCATTTCTCACAGCCATGCAGACCATTTTGGAGGAATTGACGGTATATTTAAAGCAGGACTTGCCACTCCTGAAGACTTTTCCAGTGGTCGCATTCCATTGATAGCACCTGAACATTTTGTAGAGGAAGCTGTAAGCGAAAACGTGATGGCTGGTAATGTGATGGCTCGCAGAGCAGGTTATCAATATGGCAATATCCTTGAATCTGGGCCAAAAGGCAAGGTTACCGCTGCTCTTGGAGTAGTTTTGGCAGATGGAGCTTCTGGACTTCCGATTCCTAATAAGCTGATTAAAAAGAATTGGGAAACTGTCGATATTGATGGGGTGAATTTTGAATTCTTTTTAACTCCCCATGCGGAGGCTCCAGCTGAAATGGTGTTTTTTATCAGAAAATGGAAAGCGCTGTCTATGGCCGAGGACCTGAACCATCTGCAGCACAACATCTACACCTTGCGTGGTGCAAAATCGAGAGATGCAAACTTGTGGGCACATTACTTAGGCGAGGTTATTGCCCGATGGGGAGATGAGGTGGAGGTAAACTTTGGACCACACACCTGGCCAGTTTGGGATAATAAAAATGTGATAGAGTATATGAAAACTCAAAGAGATTTGTATCAATCTATTTATAATACAGTATTGCGCTATGCCAATTATGGTTATGGTCCGGATGAAATTGCTGAAGAAGCAAAGTTACCCGATCCGGTATCGAATAGTTGGTATAATCGCCCATATTATGGTCATCTCAAAAATAACCTAAAGGCAACATATATTCTTAATCTCGGGTGGTTTGACGGAAATGCAGCCAAGCTTGCTACCTACCCTGATGATGCAAGAGGGAAGCGTTATGTAGAAGTAATGGGGGGAGAGAGAAAAGTGGTGGATGCTGCGTTTAAATCATTTAACCTAGGCGACTATCGCTTTACTGTTGATTTGCTAAATAATATTGTCGCATACAATGGCGGCAATACAGAAGCAAATTATTTGATGGCTGATGCTTTGGAACAGCTTGGTTATCAGGAAGAAAATGCGCTTTATCGAAACCTTTACCTTTCTTGTGCTTATGAACTAAGGATTGGCGGGAATGTGCCGAATGATCTTAGCACAATTTCGCCAGAGGTTGTCGGGGCATTACCGCCAGAACTGCTTATCTCGTATTTGAGCATGGCAGTTGATCCAAAAAAGGCTTTAGCACTAGGCAATCTAAATATTAACCTTGTAATAAAAGGAGAAGCCAAATTCGGTTTGGAATTGCATAATGGCGTGTTGAATAGCGTATCAGATTACCAAAGTAAAAATCCAATGGCGACACTTGAAATTTCCAAGAGCGATTTGCTTTCTCTTATGACTGGAAAAGTGGAGTTGGACAAGTTAGTATCCGGCGGCAAAGCCAAGATCGGTGGGGATGGAGAAGTACTAAAGAAACTGCGCACTATTTTTGACCTTAACATAAAAAACAATATGAATTTAGTGCTGCCATTGCAGGCGGAGAACAGAATTAAATAATTGTTGTGAAATTTGCTGCTGAGATAAGATCAAGATCGCTGCTTCCAAATTTATCTTTTAGTGCGTTGATATTTGATGCTGCAAATACAATTTCGGCAAATTATTATAAAATAAGTCTTAATTTGAGGTTTTCCGTTAAATTAAGACCTGCCATAATACAATAAAAATAGGTAGCTGTACTTTGTGAAAGCATGTGTTTTTTAAAGATTTCCCTAAAAGAAAAAGCCTTTAAACAATGATGTTTAAAGGCTTTTGGCTTTTAAGTTTTCTTTTGGAACGCCTACTGGCCGAGTTTGCTTTTCATTTTTTGATATATGGATTATAAGCTAGTAATGATTCGAACTTAAGGCTTCAAGTGATTGTTAGACGGTGTTTTCGGTTTTATTTTGAAATAGGTGCGCCGATTCTGCACCTGGAGAAAGGAGCGGTAATTTAGTTGGAGCCTCTTACTGCTGAAGAATATCATAAATGAGAAGGATTATCTCAGGCCCACTACATTGCCTTCAAGCTTTTCAAATTTTTTCAAGCTCTCTTGTCATAGTCATTTTATGTCCGTTATTTAAACTTTTTAGACTGTATTTCCAATAGATATTTTATAAAACCTTCCAGTGAAATTGTAATATTTTTACAGCTGGTGTTTTTTAAATCTAGGATAAAATTTAAAAACGAAGATTATGAGATCAATATGGACAGGTTCGGTGAGTTTTGGATTGATAAATATTCCAATCAAGATCTTTTCAGCAGTAGAACAGAGCAGTCTGGATATGGACATGCTGGATAAAAAGGGGCATGCCGATATCAAATTCAGACGTGCAAATGAAGAAACGGGCAAAGAAGCCGATTTTGCCAAATTTGCAGCGCTTTTTTTAAAAAATTAGCCGTATATTTGCTTTTCACCATACATCAAGACATAATTCTATCGTTTGCCTATTTGCAGAGCCTTATTGATTCTTTAACCATAACTCCTGCAGATTGCCAAGGCCCCCTTGCCTTGGACTGCCCTAAATGTGAAAGCGATGGCACATCAGAATACCCCTAAAATTATTTATCACGCAGATGACGATGAAGACGACAGGCTGCTGTTTTTGGATGCTCTGGAGGATTTAAGCCTTCCTGCTGTGGTCCAGGGCGCCCGCGACGGGCAGGAACTGCTCCATACCCTTGACAAGAACAAGGGCCGCCTG is a window of Flavobacterium crocinum DNA encoding:
- a CDS encoding porin family protein, translating into MKKSMLIMCTLILCATVTAQTKKVRLGVKAGLNISSLSFDESEINSSNKSGFNAGLMAEIPVAKKFSIQPELVYSQQGMKFSYADAEVENSHYKSTISLNYINIPVMLKYYVVKGFSIQAGPQIGILLKAKNEYQDNFLGYENRENLNLKDYTNGIDTSVNFGLGYQFKDKFYADARYNISYSDIFKEANPTGNYIINSDMKNRVFQITIGYFFN
- a CDS encoding DUF389 domain-containing protein produces the protein MRKITDLFNLREGEDDRAKTLETVRRNITFEGANLWILACAIIIASVGLNVNSTAVIIGAMLISPLMGPIVGAGFALGIYDFVLLKKSLKNLLNATAVSLAVSTLYFYLSPFKDVQSELLARTSPNIYDILIAFFGGVVGVIAVTRSEKGNPIPGVAIATALMPPLCTAGYGLATAQWSFFLGAFYLYCINCVFIGIATFLIIKYLNYRAVKQVDEKSQKRVKYIIVFLIIIMLLPSSYLAYSLYQEQQFKKNINIFIENEFTDKGYTIVYKKTDYTANAKNLELAFLSKRFSPSEIENLKTKLESNEYLSDTQLEIRQDTTDRFNTLKGDILNQIKGSENEMNLKDVKIMQLEKEIESNKIDNRQILKETSALFPSVSSISITKSTMINQRDSITTLTAVIYGSSTELSKTDNARLAEWLNERLKVKDVSLFKKN
- a CDS encoding alkyl/aryl-sulfatase, which codes for METNNGIILFDIEYSPETLAKSIELYEKNRGKRPLKAVIISHSHADHFGGIDGIFKAGLATPEDFSSGRIPLIAPEHFVEEAVSENVMAGNVMARRAGYQYGNILESGPKGKVTAALGVVLADGASGLPIPNKLIKKNWETVDIDGVNFEFFLTPHAEAPAEMVFFIRKWKALSMAEDLNHLQHNIYTLRGAKSRDANLWAHYLGEVIARWGDEVEVNFGPHTWPVWDNKNVIEYMKTQRDLYQSIYNTVLRYANYGYGPDEIAEEAKLPDPVSNSWYNRPYYGHLKNNLKATYILNLGWFDGNAAKLATYPDDARGKRYVEVMGGERKVVDAAFKSFNLGDYRFTVDLLNNIVAYNGGNTEANYLMADALEQLGYQEENALYRNLYLSCAYELRIGGNVPNDLSTISPEVVGALPPELLISYLSMAVDPKKALALGNLNINLVIKGEAKFGLELHNGVLNSVSDYQSKNPMATLEISKSDLLSLMTGKVELDKLVSGGKAKIGGDGEVLKKLRTIFDLNIKNNMNLVLPLQAENRIK
- a CDS encoding Ku family protein; translation: MRSIWTGSVSFGLINIPIKIFSAVEQSSLDMDMLDKKGHADIKFRRANEETGKEADFAKFAALFLKN